One Vitis vinifera cultivar Pinot Noir 40024 chromosome 8, ASM3070453v1 genomic window carries:
- the LOC100262282 gene encoding uncharacterized protein LOC100262282, with translation MAVPGRRNGLMEEDDDNDEAVFGELIEDEVEAPAHLRNLAAAAQLGDVDALRLALDTLNGSIDEPVEDGDTALHLTCLYGFLPCVQLLLERGASLEAKDEDGAIPLHDACAGGFTEIVELLMNSTNNTECVKRMLESVDVEGDTPLHHAARGEHVGVIRLLLAHGASPTKGNIYGKIPSELADMDTEAKRILEAAAVEHRS, from the exons CGATGAAGCTGTATTCGGGGAGTTAATCGAGGACGAAGTCGAAGCACCTGCCCACCTCCGCAACCTCGCCGCAGCCGCCCAGCTCGGCGATGTGGACGCCCTTCGCCTCGCGCTAG ATACATTGAACGGCAGCATTGATGAACCAGTGGAAGATGGGGATACTGCTCTCCATCTGACCTGTTTGTATGGTTTTCTGCCTTGTGTCCAG CTACTATTGGAAAGAGGAGCTTCATTAGAGGCCAAGGATGAAGATGGGGCTATTCCTCTACATGATGCTTGTGCAGGGGGTTTCACCGAGATAGTTGAACTTCTAATGAACAGTACAAATAACACTGAATGCGTGAAGAGAATGCTGGAATCAGTTGATGTAGAAGGTGATACT CCTCTCCATCATGCCGCCAGGGGTGAACACGTAGGGGTTATTAGGTTGTTGCTGGCGCATGGAGCTTCTCCTACAAAGGGAAACATTTATGGGAAG ATTCCTAGTGAGTTAGCTGATATGGACACAGAAGCTAAAAGAATCTTGGAAGCTGCTGCTGTTGAGCACAGAAGCTAA